The following DNA comes from Paraburkholderia sp. PGU19.
GCGCTCGCCACGATCGAAAGCGTCACGGTGCTGGGCGCCTTTCACGCTTCGGCCGCCGTCAAGAATGCGCTCGCGGACAGAATCCACTAGCCACGCGACGCCCAACGCCTACTTCCGCTCACCGGACACATACGATGAAACTCGACGAAGGTTTCCTGAATTCAATGCGCGAAGCGATGACCCTGCTGCGTACCCGCGGTCCCGCCATAGCGACAGAAGCGATACAACGCGCGCTGCGAGGAGGCGCCGTTGATGGATTGCGGGACACGGCGCAGGTTTCTCCGTTCGCCGAGACACAAATAAGCGAGGTCACACCGCACACGGCACGAGAAGACATCAATGATGTCGAAGACCGGGGGCATTTCAGCACGCATGCGTATTCGAACGCGGCAGGCTCCCGGCAGTATCGGCTGTACGTGCCGGCGAGCGCAGCCGGCGAGCCGCTCCCACTGATTGTGATGCTGCACGGCTGCACGCAGAACGCCGACGATTTTGCCGCAGGGACGCAGATGAACGCGCTTGCCGAGCAGCATCGATGTCTTGTCGCTTATCCCGTGCAGCCGCAACAGGCCAATCCGTCGAAGTGCTGGAACTGGTTTAAGCCAGACGATCAGCATCGCGAGCATGGCGAGCCGTCATTGATCGCAGGTATCACGCGAGAGATCATCGCGGTCCACAACGTCGATCCTGCGCGCGTGTATGTGGCGGGCCTGTCTGCGGGCGGCGCGATGGCGGCGATCATGATCGCCACGTATCCTGACCTGTACGCTGCAGCGGGTGTGCATTCCGGTCTGCCCGTGGGCAGCGCGCACGATTTGCCCTCTGCGCTCGCGGCAATGAAAGGCGGCAAACGCCGCAGCGCGACCGCGCAAGCGAAGCGCGCTAAAGACTTGCCGAAACGACCCATGATCGTCTTTCACGGCGACGCGGACGCGACGGTTCACGTCGCGAATGCTGCGCAGTTGGTTCAGGGCTTCGACGCGCGAGTAGACAACAGCAGTGAAGGGCGTCGGGCCGATGCGGGGCGGCGTAGCTGTACCGTTTCGAGGCTGACTTCCCCCGATGGTATCGACGCCGAATTGTGGACCATTCATGGCGCGCCGCATGCGTGGTCAGGCGGTAATGCACGCGGCAGTTACACGGACCCAAGCGGCCCGGACGCGAGTGCTGAAATGCTGCGATTCTTTCTTGACCATCCCAAACGGGGATGAGGCGCGACCAACGCTGCTCTTTGCAGGAAGAGCAGCGTCTATCTTCTGCGTCCTTTCAACCTCTGTTAGCTCGACTGTTTTGCCGATGACTGTGCTTTCGGCACAGACCCAGCCTGTACGAGGCGTGCGTCTTCCTGTGTCACAGCGCCGACGTATTTCCAGCCGTCCGGCAACTTCACAAACGTGTAGCCCGTGGGCGTATCGACGAACACCGTAAAAACGGGCGAGTCAGCCTTCGCCTCGGAAACTGCTTGCGCGTGCGACACCATCGGCGCGGCCAGCAGCGTGACAGCGAAAAGTGACGAGGAAATCAGCTTCATTGCACAATCCTTGAGATATTGAACCGCTCGACCATCGAATCTGACCGATGGTCACGCTATTTCTGTGACGACCGTTACAGATATTGAAGCATAGGCGGAGCGTGTGCGTCCATAATTTTGTTATGATCGACATAGAATTCAGTATTCGCGGGTTTGCGACAATCGCTTGCCAGGAGGGGACATGGAGCCGGCCAGTTACGGCGAAACCAAAGGACGCGGCAGACCAAGAGCATTCGAGCGCGAGGTGGCGCTCAGGCGCGCGATGGACCTTTTCTGGGAAAAGGGCTTCGATATGTGCTCGATGTCGGATCTCGTCGATGCAATGGGCGTCAACTCGCCGAGCATCTACGCGGCGTTCGGCAACAAGGAAAGCCTGTATCGCGAGGCGATCGAGCTATACGTCCAGGCCGAAGGCGGCGCGGCGCTAAGGAACTTCGAATCGCGCGCGACCTTGCGCGAAAGCCTCGAAGCCATGTTCGACGCAAGCATCGAGCTTTTCACGGGCGGACAGCGTTCCCGTGGATGCATGATTTTTCTCGGCGGCGCAGGCATTGGCGCGGAGCACGTCGAGCTGCGAAACTTTCTTCAGGCGTTGCGGCTAAAGGTGGCTCGCACTGTCGAAAAGCGCTTGAAGAAAGCCGTCGAACAAGGAGAACTCGCGCCTGACGCGGACGCTGCGGCGCTTGCTACATTGTGCATGTCGGTTTTCTCCGGTCTGTCCGTCCAGGCCGCCGACGGCGCCAGCAAACGCAAGCTGCGCGCCGGAGTTGCGCAGTTGCTGGCGATGATGCCTTTTCGTCCCGCGTCGCATCGAGCTAGAGCCGGTTTGTAGTCGATGAGCGAACGGGTGAACGCTATCCTGTCGGATCGCCAGGTAATCACACGCAATATCGAACCATGGACCTGAACCTGATCGGCCTGTTCGTCGAGATCGTCGAATCTCGCAGTCTTAGCGCCGCGGCGCGCAAGCTCGGCATGACGCGCGCGAACATCAGTCAGCGGCTCAAGCTGCTGGAGCGCGAAACGGGCGCGCAATTGCTGCGCCGCTCGACGCGAAGCCTCGAACTGACGCAAGCGGGAC
Coding sequences within:
- a CDS encoding PHB depolymerase family esterase, yielding MKLDEGFLNSMREAMTLLRTRGPAIATEAIQRALRGGAVDGLRDTAQVSPFAETQISEVTPHTAREDINDVEDRGHFSTHAYSNAAGSRQYRLYVPASAAGEPLPLIVMLHGCTQNADDFAAGTQMNALAEQHRCLVAYPVQPQQANPSKCWNWFKPDDQHREHGEPSLIAGITREIIAVHNVDPARVYVAGLSAGGAMAAIMIATYPDLYAAAGVHSGLPVGSAHDLPSALAAMKGGKRRSATAQAKRAKDLPKRPMIVFHGDADATVHVANAAQLVQGFDARVDNSSEGRRADAGRRSCTVSRLTSPDGIDAELWTIHGAPHAWSGGNARGSYTDPSGPDASAEMLRFFLDHPKRG
- a CDS encoding TetR/AcrR family transcriptional regulator, producing MEPASYGETKGRGRPRAFEREVALRRAMDLFWEKGFDMCSMSDLVDAMGVNSPSIYAAFGNKESLYREAIELYVQAEGGAALRNFESRATLRESLEAMFDASIELFTGGQRSRGCMIFLGGAGIGAEHVELRNFLQALRLKVARTVEKRLKKAVEQGELAPDADAAALATLCMSVFSGLSVQAADGASKRKLRAGVAQLLAMMPFRPASHRARAGL